The following is a genomic window from Variovorax paradoxus.
AAGAATGCCAAGGCTGAGTGCCGCGAGAAAAAACCGAATTCGGTGCGTCATCGTCATGCGGCAGGCGCCTTCAAAGTCAACGGCAGTCCGGCCGCCATCAGGGTGACACGGTGGCATGCGGCCGCCACCTCCTGGTTCATGCGGCCAAGCGTATCGACAAACGCACGCGTTTCCCGCCCTAGCGGAATTACGCCCAAGCCAATTTCGTTGCCCACCAGCACCACTGGCCCGCGCGCCTCGCGCAGCGCAATGAGCAGCATGGCGAGGTGCGCCGAGGGCGTGCGCGTGGCCGGCTTTGCGCCCTCGGCGCGCAGCGGCATCAGCAGGTTGGTGAGCCAGAGCGTGAGGCAATCGACCACCACCAGCGTTTCGGGCGCGCTCTGCGAAACAATCGCGCGCGCCAGCTCTACCGGCTCTTCCACCGTTCGCATGGCCGGGACGCGCCTGGCGCGGTCGGCCTGGTGGCGCGTGATGCGCTCGCGCATCTCGTCATCGAATGGCTGCGCGGTGGCTATCAGCACGGCGCGCCGCGCAGCGGGGGCTTCGGCTATCCAGTCGATGGCGCACTGCTCGGCGTGGCGCGACTTGCCGCTCTTCTGGCCCCCAAGGATGAATTCATGCGCAATGGTCGTGGGCATTTCTTCTTCCATCAGGTTGCCGGGCGGCAAAGTCTACTGATTGCTGCGGCGACTATCGCGGCGTCCACTTAAGGCCAATATAGGCGTTGCGGCCGCCGGTGGCATAGCCGCGCGCCAGCGTGTAGTCCTTGTCGCCCACATTGTCGACGCGAGCCACCAGCCCGATGTCGCGCGTGATCTGCGTGCTGGCGACCAGGTTCAACACGGTGTAGCCGCTCAGCGTGCGGGTGTTGGCCGCATCGTCGTAGCGCTTGCTCGACGATTGCACTTCGGCACCCAGCGTCCAGCCGGCGATGCGCCAGTCGGCGCCCAGGGTGCCATGGCGGCGCGCACGGCGTGCAAGCAGGTTGTCGGTTTCCAGGTCGCGCGGATCCTGGAAGTCCACCGATGCGCGCAGCGTCACGTCGCCGATGCGGTGGCCGCCCGACAAGGTAATGCCCTGGTAACGCGCACGCGCAGTGCTGGCATAGCAGCCAAAGCCAGAGCCGCAGCCCGTGGCGGCGCCGTCAAACACGATCAGGTCGTTGACTCGGTTGCGGTACACGACGATGCCCGCATGCGTGTCGCCGTCGGCATACCGCAGGCCCAGTTCGACGTTGCGGCTCGACTCGGGCTTGAGATCGGGAGCGCCGTATTCGCTGAAGCGCTGGTACAGCGTGGGCGCGCGAAATGCCGTGCCGGCCGAGACGGTGGCACGCAGCTTGGGCGTGATGGCGTAGCCGTAGGCGGCGCTGCCGGTGGTCTTGCCGCCGAACTCGCTGTCGTCGTCGTGGCGCACATGCAGCTGCAGCGAGTGCGCGCCCTGCACGAATCCGTAGCCCAGCGAAACCGCATCTTGCGAGCGCTTGCGCGAAAGGAGGTCTGTGAAGGTGGTCGGCGCATTCTCGAGCGCATCTTCGCGCCGTTCGAGCGTCGCGGTCACAAGGTGCGAGCCGAAGCGGAACTCGTTCTGGAACAGGTAGCCGCGAAGATGCGTTTCGGTGCGGTAGAACGAAGGCTGCGTCTTGTAGGCCGCCTGCGAATCGGTAATCTGCACGCGCGTGCTGTAGATGTCGTTCCACTTGGCGGACCACGAAAGCCCGGCCGTGCGCAGCGTGTTTTGCGAAACGTCATTCGAAAACAGGATCGGCGGCCGGGTCCGGGTGCTGACCGGGGAGTCGTAGCCCGCTTCGGTGTCGCTGAAGAGCAGCGTGGCCTCCAGCCGCTGGCCGGGGGTGAACTGATAGCCGAGCCGCAGGTTGCCGGAGTCGTTGCGGTACCCGTCGCGATCGGGGTTCGTCAGGCCGTCCCTGGAAGGCGTGCGCTTTTCGATGGGCAGCGCATTGAAGCCCTTGCTCTCTTCATGTGCAACGCCCAGCGAATAGTCGAGTGCGCCCGATTTTCCGCTCACGCCCGCTTCTGCCTTGCGAAGGCCATGGCTGCCAAAGCCGACACCTGCATACGGCGCCACGCCTTCTTCGCCGCGGCGGGTGAAGAGCTGGATCACGCCACCCACTGCGTCGGAGCCGTACACCGCCGCGGCGGGGCCGCGCAGCACTTCGATGCGGTCGATCTGCGCAAGCGGAATCCCCTCCCAGCCGGCGCCGCCGGTCGATTGCGAATCGACACGCACGCCGTCGATGTACACGGCGGTGAAACGCGTGTCTGCGCCGCGGATGAACAGGCTGGTGGTGCTGCCCAGGCCGCCATTGCGCGTGATCTCGATGCCGGGCAGGCGCGCCAGCACGTCGGCCACGCCCACAGCGCCGCTGCGCTCGATGGTCTGGCGGTCGACGATGGACACGTCGCCCACCAGGTCTGAAAGCGGCTGCGGCGTGCGGTTGGCCGTGACCACGGTTTCGCCGAGGGTGGGCGCCTCTTGCTGGGCATGCGCCGCCGAAGGCAGCTGGATCAGCGCCAGGCCGCCGAAAGCGGAGGCCAGCGCGAGCGGCAGGCAGGCAAGGCGGCGGCGCGTGGAAACACGGCCGAGGGAAACGGAAACGCAGGAAATCATGAATGGACCGAACGAACGTCTATGCCCGTCGCCGGCCTCCCCGCCAGCGTTTGGGCGCAATGGCTGCTTCATGCGCGCGAATCGATCGCGCATGCGGCAGCCGCCTTGTTGGCCGGTATCCGGGCTGGCAGTGCGGCCTCACCGCCTTCCCAGGCGCCTGTTTCAGGGCGCCCAGTGGCTTGATGGATGAGGTTGACGCGCGTGGCGTCGACTGCTTGACCGTTGCGGGGGCAGCGCAGGCGGCTTCGGCCTTGTCCCGTTTCCCGGGGGGCGTTCACTCCTGCTTCCCGTTGAACCGCGGCGTGTGAACCACGACGCTGGCACCAACGGGCGGGATTCTAGGGCCTCTGGCCGGGGCAGTAAGCCAAAAGTTGCGCAGACTGTTGTTCGCCTCGCACCCGAAAGTTTGGAAAGAGCAAGGTGCAGGCCGCAGAATCCGTTCCGGTCCTACGCTGCGCCCAGCGCCGCGAGGACCGCCTCCCTGGGAAACTACAATCGCCAACCATGCCCGCTTCCAGCCCCATCGACCAGATCGCCGAGCGTGTGGAACGCCTGCTCGTGCGTCATGAAGAGGTGCAGCGCACCAATGCGCTGCTGCAGGAGCAGGTCGAAGCGCTCACGCGCGAGCGCGATGCGCTGAAGTCGCGGCTTGCCGCGGCGCGCACCCGCCTCGACGCACTGCTCGAGCGGCTGCCGGCCGAACCACCTTCCGAAGATTCCCCCGCATGAAGCAGATTGAAGTTCAGATCATGGGCCAGAGCTACCTGCTCGGCTGCCCCGAGGGCGGCGAGGCGCAGTTGCGCGACGCCGTCGACCGCGTGGACGCCGCCATGTGCAAGATCCGCGATGCGGGCAAGGTAAAGGCGCGCGACCGCATTGCGGTGCTCGCGTCGCTCAACCTGGCCTTCGACCTGGCGGCGCAGCAGGCTGCCGCCGCGGCAGCGCCGGCGCCTGCAGCCACTTCCGTTGCCACGGCATCGGAGGCAAGCGCCGGCGAGGACGACGCCAAGGCCGCCCAGCTCATTCAGAAACTCGATCAAGCCCTTGCGGGCGATGACCATTTACTCTGAGGAGAAGCGCCCGGCCCGTCCGAGGCGTAAAATCCGAACTGTCTGCGGTGCGCGTCGGGCTTAATATTTCCTTGTTCCAATGCTCTCCGGAGCCGGGCTTGGTACATCGCTTGGCGGGCGTGATCATCTCGCGTCAGATGAACCCGAAGCCTTGCTGCCCTCGCCCACCTGAACCCTGGTTCAGGATGCGGGTTCGGCGCCCACTTGCAGACACCTTTTTCCCTTCATACGGCCCCGGCATGCGCTGCACGGGGCCGTTGCTTTTTTTCAAGGCTCCGCTGCGTGAACTCCCTGCTCGACCCCCTCCTGATCGCCGAATTGGCCGCACTCGGCCTGGGCACCGGTTTTCTGGCGGGCTTGCTCGGCATCGGGGGCGGAATGCTCATGGTGCCGTTCATCACGATCATCATGGGGCACCGCGGGGTTGCTTCCGATCTTGCAGTGAAGATGGCCATTGCCACCTCGATGGCAACGATCATCTTCACCTCGGTGTCCAGCGTGCGCGCGCATCACAAGCGCGGCGCGGTTCGCTGGGACATCGTGCGGCGCCTGGCGCCCGGCATCGTCATCGGCAGCCTGCTTGGCAGCCTGGGCGTGTTCTCGCTGCTCAAGGGCACGGTGCTGGCCATCGTGTTCGCGCTGTTCGTGGGCTTCTCGGCAACGCAGATGTTTCTTGACCGCAAGCCCAAGCCCACGCGCCAGATGCCGGGCACGGCGGGCCAGCTTTCGGCGGGCGGCGCCATCGGCTTCATCTCGGGCCTGGTGGGTGCGGGCGGCGGCTTCGTCAGCGTGCCGTTCATGACCTGGTGCAATATCTCGATCCACAACGCCGTGGCCACCAGCGCCGCACTCGGCTTTCCGATTGCGGTGGCCAACGTGCTGGGTTATGTGGTGAGCGGCCAATCGGTGCAAGGGCTTCCGGCCGGTTCGTTCGGCTACATCTGGCTGCCCGCTCTCGCGGTCATTGCGGTGTGCAGCGTGCTCACCGCGCCGCTGGGTGCCAAGGCAGCGCACAACCTGCCGGTGAAAAAGCTCAAGCGCGTGTTCGCGAGCATCCTGTACCTGCTTGCCGCCTACATGCTCTGGAAGGGCCTGCAGGGCTGAGCCATCGCGCAGCTTCGCACACTGCGCGGCATTCGAGCGAAAGCCCCTTGGGCACCGGGTGAGACTCGTTGCGGCCGCATGGTGCGGGCCGTATAACCGGTCTCATGAAAATCCTCATCGCAGTCGACGGCAGCGCCTACACGCAGAAGGCGCTCAACTACCTGCTCGCCAACCGCGCCATGTTCGTGGACGGACATGAGCTGGTCATCGTGCATGTGTGCACCGGCGTACACGGCCACGTGGCACGCCACCTCAGCAAACAGGTGGTCGATGACTACTACGCCGAAGAAAGCGCCAAGGTGCTCGACCCGGTGAAGGCATTGCTCGCGCAGAACAACGTGGGCAACTTCACCATCGACAAGCGCCACGGCCACGCGGCCGAGGAAATCCTCAAGTCGGCAGCGGCCACGCATGCCCAGCTGATCGTGCTCGGCACCCATGGCCACGGCATTTTCGGCCGCGCGCTGATGGGCTCGGTAGCCACGAAGGTCATTTCCGAAACCGACACCTCGGTGCTGCTGGTGCAGTAAGCCGGCGAAGGCCGCCTTCTTTTATTGCTGTTGAATACGTTGCTGCCGCCACTCGCGCGGCGAGCAGCCGAAGCGTTCGCGGAATGCGCGGCTGAAGTGCGCCGCATCGTTGAAGCCGCGGCCATAGGCAATGTCGGCCACCGGCCGGCCGGCAAGGCGCGGCTCGAGCAGGTCGCGGCTGCACGCTTCGAGCCGGCGCTCCCAGATGTACTGCGAAGGCGTGAGCGGCTCGCTCTTGAAAATGCGGTGAATGTGGCTTGCTGAAACGCCCAGTTCTGCCGCGAGGGTCCCCATCGAAAGCGACGGGTCCGCCAACTGTTCGTCGATGCGGCGCTTTACGCGGGCCAAGTGGTAGGCCGTGAGGTTGCTGAGGCCCGGCGCGCGCGCCGCGGGCAGCGTTTGCAAGCCCGCAACCAGAATGCTCTGCACCCCGTTGGCCACCGCAAGTGCCGAGGCGGGCTGCAAGGTGTCGATGTCCTCGCGCAGTGTGCGGATCATTCCCAGAAGCAGGTGCCCTGCGCCCTCGCGCCCCGACACGGTGGTGGCCGTCAATGCTTGGGTGTCGTGCAGTTCGCTGCGCAGGCGCTCGCCGGGCAGCTTGAGCACGATCTGCTCGAAAGCGTTGTCGAACAGCAATTCATAGGGCCGGGTGCTGTCGTACAGCGCAAAGTCGCCCGCCGCCAGCACGGCGTCTCGCCCGTCCTGGCGCACCACGCCCTGGCCACGCGCCTGGATGCTGACCAGGAAATAGTCGTCGCCCGACCGCGAAATGTGCCCCGGCGTGCGCATGACCCTCTGCGGGCCCGACTTGACCACCGACACATCGAGGCTCGGCAGCGTGTGCTGGCGGATGCTGCCCTCGAAAGCGCCCGCGGCACCGTCTTGCACCGCATCGCACCCAAGCTGCACGTACACGTTGCAGATCATGTCCGTCCAGTAGGCGAGCCGCTGGTTGCGCGGAACGGCTTCGGTGCTGAGCAACTGATTCATCGGGATTTCTCGGTTTCTTGAAAAGCCGGCATGCAACGCTGGAACAAGAACGCCGCAAGTCCGGGTCAAGGCGTTTCGCGGCGGCGAATCTACGCTTGAAGCAACCCGCATGCCACCGCGCAAACCCGGTGCAAGGTGTGCGAAGTTGTTTCACCAACCGCTTCTGGAGACCCACCATGCCCGCCACCGTTCATCCCAAGCTTCGCGTTGCCGCCGTGCAGGCCGCGCCAGTGTTCCTCGATCTCGACGGCACGATCGACAAGACCATCGACCTCATGGCCGAGGCGGCCGGCCAGGGCGTGAAGCTCATCGCCTTTCCTGAAACCTGGGTGCCGGGCTACCCCTGGTGGATCTGGCTCGACTCGCCGGCCTCGGGCATGCAGTTTGTGCAGCGCTATCACGACAACGCGCTGGTCGTCGGCTCGGGCGAGTTCGACCGCATTCGGGATGCCGCGCGCAAACACAGGATCTGGGTTTCGCTGGGCTACAGCGAAAAGGCCGCCGGCAGCCTCTACATTGCGCAGGCACTGATCGACGACCAGGGCAACACCGTGCAGACACGCCGCAAGCTCAAGCCCACCCACGTGGAGCGCACCGTGTTCGGCGAAGGCGACGGCTCCGACCTTGCCGTGGCTGAAACAGCCATCGGCAACATCGGGTCGCTCTCGTGCTGGGAGCACCTGCAGCCGCTCAGCAAGTACGCGATGTATGCGCAGAACGAGCAGATCCACTGCGGCGCATGGCCCAGCTTCTCGCTCTACCGCGGCGCGGCCTTCGCCCTTGGCCCCGAGCTCAACAATGCGGCCAGCCAGGTGTATGCGGCGGAGGGCCAGTGCTTCGTCGTCGCGCCCTGCGCCACGGTTTCGCAGGCCATGAGCGAGCTGATGTGCACCGATGCCGGCAAGCAGCAGTTGCTGCGTGTGGGCGGCGGCTTTGCACGCATCTACGCGCCCGACGGCTCACCGCTTGGGACGCCCCTGGCCGAGGACCAGGAAGGCTTGGTGATTGCCGACATCGACCTTGGAATGATTGCGCTCGCCAAGGCGGCGGCCGACCCCAGCGGCCACTACTCACGCCCCGACGTGACGCAGTTGCTGCTGAACAAGACGCGGCGCGAACCGGTGGTGCTGCAGCGTGCGCCCGAGGTCGAAGGCGGCGCCTTCGAAGCCATCGTCGCCACGCCCGAGCCGGGCGCCGCGGCGCGCCAGCAGTTGGCCGCCTGAACCAGCAGGAGCCACGCCATGGAATCAGCCATTGCAGAGCACCTGAAGTGCCCACGCACGCGCCACCGCCGCGTGGAAGACGACTACGCGCCGCCCTACCCCGTCTGGTCGGCACGCGCGCCGGCCGCGGTGAGGCAGGTGGTGATGGGCTACTTCGGCGTGCAATCGCGCGGCGCCGATATGCAAGGGCGAGCTTGCGCTGCGCTGATGAAGATCGCAGCCGGCTTCGCGCTGCCCGACGGCCCGGGCCACCACGACTTCGCACACCATGTCGATGCCGACGGCTACGACAACATGATCGCCATTGCCTATTGGGATGACCCTGCCGCCCATGCACGCTGGTGCGCGACGCCCGAAATCGATGCGTGGTGGCGCTCTGCAGAAAGGCTCTCGGATGGCTTGGGCTACTTTCGCGAGATCGTCTCGCCGCGCGCCGAGCACTTCGAAACCATGTTCAACACGCCCGACCGGCTCGAGGGCGTGGGCGTGGTGATGGGCACCGTGAGCGGCGAACTGCAGGAGCACGGCTACTGGGGTTCAATGCGCGACCGCATCCCGCTCTCGCAGACCGACGCCATGGCGCCTACCGGCACACGCGCGGTGATTGCCGGCGCGCCGGCACACGGGCAGCGCGTGCGCGTTGCCGGCCAC
Proteins encoded in this region:
- a CDS encoding phenylacetaldoxime dehydratase family protein, producing MESAIAEHLKCPRTRHRRVEDDYAPPYPVWSARAPAAVRQVVMGYFGVQSRGADMQGRACAALMKIAAGFALPDGPGHHDFAHHVDADGYDNMIAIAYWDDPAAHARWCATPEIDAWWRSAERLSDGLGYFREIVSPRAEHFETMFNTPDRLEGVGVVMGTVSGELQEHGYWGSMRDRIPLSQTDAMAPTGTRAVIAGAPAHGQRVRVAGHENIAMIRSGQEWADTTGQERKLYLDQMEPVLREGMDFLRDSGLGIGCYVNRYMRHLDATGSPLEKSFGLSFWHSLADMERWAESHPTHVAIFGSFMRYVQALDFQLQLRVYHEVSVLKADEQSYEYINCHPRSGLMNGLHTAQEAVLERPGA
- a CDS encoding DUF904 domain-containing protein — protein: MPASSPIDQIAERVERLLVRHEEVQRTNALLQEQVEALTRERDALKSRLAAARTRLDALLERLPAEPPSEDSPA
- a CDS encoding TonB-dependent receptor domain-containing protein, translating into MISCVSVSLGRVSTRRRLACLPLALASAFGGLALIQLPSAAHAQQEAPTLGETVVTANRTPQPLSDLVGDVSIVDRQTIERSGAVGVADVLARLPGIEITRNGGLGSTTSLFIRGADTRFTAVYIDGVRVDSQSTGGAGWEGIPLAQIDRIEVLRGPAAAVYGSDAVGGVIQLFTRRGEEGVAPYAGVGFGSHGLRKAEAGVSGKSGALDYSLGVAHEESKGFNALPIEKRTPSRDGLTNPDRDGYRNDSGNLRLGYQFTPGQRLEATLLFSDTEAGYDSPVSTRTRPPILFSNDVSQNTLRTAGLSWSAKWNDIYSTRVQITDSQAAYKTQPSFYRTETHLRGYLFQNEFRFGSHLVTATLERREDALENAPTTFTDLLSRKRSQDAVSLGYGFVQGAHSLQLHVRHDDDSEFGGKTTGSAAYGYAITPKLRATVSAGTAFRAPTLYQRFSEYGAPDLKPESSRNVELGLRYADGDTHAGIVVYRNRVNDLIVFDGAATGCGSGFGCYASTARARYQGITLSGGHRIGDVTLRASVDFQDPRDLETDNLLARRARRHGTLGADWRIAGWTLGAEVQSSSKRYDDAANTRTLSGYTVLNLVASTQITRDIGLVARVDNVGDKDYTLARGYATGGRNAYIGLKWTPR
- a CDS encoding carbon-nitrogen hydrolase family protein yields the protein MPATVHPKLRVAAVQAAPVFLDLDGTIDKTIDLMAEAAGQGVKLIAFPETWVPGYPWWIWLDSPASGMQFVQRYHDNALVVGSGEFDRIRDAARKHRIWVSLGYSEKAAGSLYIAQALIDDQGNTVQTRRKLKPTHVERTVFGEGDGSDLAVAETAIGNIGSLSCWEHLQPLSKYAMYAQNEQIHCGAWPSFSLYRGAAFALGPELNNAASQVYAAEGQCFVVAPCATVSQAMSELMCTDAGKQQLLRVGGGFARIYAPDGSPLGTPLAEDQEGLVIADIDLGMIALAKAAADPSGHYSRPDVTQLLLNKTRREPVVLQRAPEVEGGAFEAIVATPEPGAAARQQLAA
- a CDS encoding helix-turn-helix domain-containing protein, with the translated sequence MNQLLSTEAVPRNQRLAYWTDMICNVYVQLGCDAVQDGAAGAFEGSIRQHTLPSLDVSVVKSGPQRVMRTPGHISRSGDDYFLVSIQARGQGVVRQDGRDAVLAAGDFALYDSTRPYELLFDNAFEQIVLKLPGERLRSELHDTQALTATTVSGREGAGHLLLGMIRTLREDIDTLQPASALAVANGVQSILVAGLQTLPAARAPGLSNLTAYHLARVKRRIDEQLADPSLSMGTLAAELGVSASHIHRIFKSEPLTPSQYIWERRLEACSRDLLEPRLAGRPVADIAYGRGFNDAAHFSRAFRERFGCSPREWRQQRIQQQ
- a CDS encoding universal stress protein produces the protein MKILIAVDGSAYTQKALNYLLANRAMFVDGHELVIVHVCTGVHGHVARHLSKQVVDDYYAEESAKVLDPVKALLAQNNVGNFTIDKRHGHAAEEILKSAAATHAQLIVLGTHGHGIFGRALMGSVATKVISETDTSVLLVQ
- the cobU gene encoding bifunctional adenosylcobinamide kinase/adenosylcobinamide-phosphate guanylyltransferase, whose protein sequence is MPTTIAHEFILGGQKSGKSRHAEQCAIDWIAEAPAARRAVLIATAQPFDDEMRERITRHQADRARRVPAMRTVEEPVELARAIVSQSAPETLVVVDCLTLWLTNLLMPLRAEGAKPATRTPSAHLAMLLIALREARGPVVLVGNEIGLGVIPLGRETRAFVDTLGRMNQEVAAACHRVTLMAAGLPLTLKAPAA
- a CDS encoding cell division protein ZapA — encoded protein: MKQIEVQIMGQSYLLGCPEGGEAQLRDAVDRVDAAMCKIRDAGKVKARDRIAVLASLNLAFDLAAQQAAAAAAPAPAATSVATASEASAGEDDAKAAQLIQKLDQALAGDDHLL
- a CDS encoding sulfite exporter TauE/SafE family protein, with amino-acid sequence MNSLLDPLLIAELAALGLGTGFLAGLLGIGGGMLMVPFITIIMGHRGVASDLAVKMAIATSMATIIFTSVSSVRAHHKRGAVRWDIVRRLAPGIVIGSLLGSLGVFSLLKGTVLAIVFALFVGFSATQMFLDRKPKPTRQMPGTAGQLSAGGAIGFISGLVGAGGGFVSVPFMTWCNISIHNAVATSAALGFPIAVANVLGYVVSGQSVQGLPAGSFGYIWLPALAVIAVCSVLTAPLGAKAAHNLPVKKLKRVFASILYLLAAYMLWKGLQG